The following are encoded together in the Citrus sinensis cultivar Valencia sweet orange chromosome 1, DVS_A1.0, whole genome shotgun sequence genome:
- the LOC102607372 gene encoding U-box domain-containing protein 52, translating to MWMHRNNSGEKKEAKSCGLTAVAIDRDKGSQNAIKWAIDNILTKGQTLVLIHVKIRSASLSPSPSLISPRMNQICDVSGDGSLVCKDPDPQTREIFLPFRCFCTRKDIQCKDVVLEDTDVAKALIEYVSQTAIETLVVGASNNKGFLRFKTTDVPGNVSKGAPDFCTVYVISKGKISSMRSASRPAPAVSPLRNQIIIRPPQPERPAPQPPPIRVPTPTERPQMEPPRKSNDDAEFFRSPFTRKQFNGKQGGEQRAAPPHDTDISFVSSGRPSIDRIFPAFFDNIENSANRTPPRLSNLSDMESNNSFESMQIGRRSLDIGSPSGFSSASGENDRSSSASQGLDDVEAEMRRLRLELKQTMEMYSTACKEALTAKQKATELQRWKLEEQQRLEEARLAEEAAMAIAEKEKVKSRAAIEAAEAAQRIAELESQKRISAEMKALKEAEEKKKALDALANSDVRYRKYSIEEIEAATEFFTDTRKIGEGGYGPVYKCYLDHTPVAIKVLRPDAAQGRSQFQQEVEILSCIRHPNMVLLLGACPEYGCLVYEFMANGSLEDRLMRRGQSPPLSWQLRFKIAAEIGTALLFLHQTKPEPLVHRDLKPANILLDRNFVSKISDVGLARLVPPSVADNVTQYRMTSTAGTFCYIDPEYQQTGMLGIKSDVYSLGIMFLQIITGKPPMGLTHHVERAIEKGTFEEMLDPTVPDWPVEDALSFAQLALKCAELRRKDRPDLGKVVLAELNRLRALAEETVNPPLFVGGQSPNHSQVSLQLESMTSNPNLPQSDASSKNLSMT from the exons ATGTGGATGCACAGAAATAATTCAGGTGAGAAGAAGGAAGCAAAGAGTTGTGGACTGACGGCAGTGGCAATAGACAGAGATAAAGGCAGCCAAAATGCTATCAAATGGGCAATTGATAACATCTTGACAAAGGGCCAAACACTTGTTCTCATCCATGTCAAAATCAGATCAGCTTCACTTTCTCCCTCGCCGTCGCTTATTAGCCCGA GGATGAACCAAATCTGTGATGTAAGTGGTGACGGTTCTCTAGTATGTAAAGACCCTGATCCCCAGACTAGGGAGATCTTCCTGCCTTTCCGTTGCTTTTGTACCCGAAAAGAT ATACAATGCAAAGATGTGGTGTTAGAAGACACAGACGTAGCAAAAGCATTAATTGAATACGTTTCTCAGACAGCAATTGAGACTTTGGTTGTTGGTGCCTCCAACAACAAAGGCTTCCTCAG ATTCAAGACAACAGATGTTCCTGGGAATGTTTCAAAAGGGGCACCGGATTTTTGTACGGTGTATGTGATATCAAAAGGGAAGATATCATCAATGCGATCAGCCTCTCGTCCTGCCCCTGCAGTTTCCCCACTACGTAATCAAATTATCATTAGACCTCCTCAACCGGAGAGACCTGCTCCCCAGCCTCCTCCCATAAGAG TTCCAACTCCAACGGAAAGGCCACAAATGGAGCCACCGCGTAAATCCAATGATGACGCAGAGTTCTTCAG GTCGCCTTTTACTAGGAAACAGTTCAATGGCAAACAGGGTGGTGAACAACGCGCTGCACCCCCACATGATACAGATATATCGTTTGTGAGCTCTGGGAGGCCAAGTATTGACCGCATATTCCCAGCGTTCTTTGACAACATTGAAAATTCAGCAAACCGCACACCACCACGGCTCTCAAATTTGTCAGACATGGAAAGCAACAATAGTTTTGAGTCTATGCAGATTGGACGGAGGTCACTGGATATTGGCTCGCCAAGTGGATTCTCGTCAGCATCAGGGGAAAATGACAGATCATCTTCTGCATCTCAGGGATTG GATGATGTGGAAGCTGAAATGAGGAGGCTAAGGCTGGAACTCAAACAAACAATGGAAATGTACAGTACTGCCTGTAAAGAAGCGCTCACTGCAAAGCAAAAg GCGACAGAGCTCCAACGCTGGAAACTAGAAGAACAGCAGAGATTAGAAGAGGCAAGACTGGCTGAGGAAGCAGCAATGGCCATTGCAGAAAAGGAGAAAGTCAAGTCAAGGGCAGCCATTGAAGCAGCAGAAGCAGCTCAGAGAATTGCAGAGCTGGAATCACAAAAAAGAATCAGTGCAGAAATGAAAGCACTTAAAGAAgcagaagagaagaaaaaggcaCTTGATGCTTTGGCAAATTCAGATGTCAGGTACAGGAAGTACTCAATTGAGGAGATCGAAGCTGCAACCGAATTCTTCACAGATACTCGCAAGATTGGAGAAGGAGGTTATGGTCCGGTATACAAATGTTACTTGGACCATACTCCTGTTGCTATTAAGGTCTTGCGTCCAGATGCTGCTCAGGGAAGATCACAGTTTCAGCAAGAA gTTGAGATACTGAGCTGCATAAGACACCCGAACATGGTTCTACTACTGGGAGCTTGTCCAGAGTATGGATGCTTGGTGTATGAGTTCATGGCCAACGGAAGCTTAGAAGATCGTCTTATGAGGCGTGGACAATCCCCACCCCTCTCTTGGCAACTTAGGTTCAAAATTGCAGCTGAAATAGGGACTGCATTGCTGTTCCTTCACCAGACTAAACCTGAACCCCTTGTGCATCGCGACCTTAAACCAGCAAACATATTGCTTGATCGCAACTTTGTCAGCAAGATTAGTGATGTTGGGCTGGCAAGGCTAGTCCCACCATCAGTGGCAGACAATGTAACGCAGTATCGAATGACGTCTACAGCTGGAACATTCTGTTATATTGATCCTGAGTATCAACAAACAGGCATGCTTGGTATTAAGTCTGATGTGTATTCACTTGGAATCATGTTTCTACAGATAATAACAGGAAAACCACCAATGGGGTTGACTCATCATGTAGAAAGGGCTATTGAGAAGGGGACTTTTGAAGAGATGCTTGATCCAACAGTCCCTGACTGGCCAGTTGAAGATGCATTGTCATTTGCTCAACTTGCACTCAAGTGTGCTGAGTTGAGGCGCAAGGACAGACCTGATCTTGGCAAAGTTGTGTTAGCAGAACTTAACAGACTCAGAGCACTTGCTGAAGAGACTGTGAATCCACCCTTGTTTGTTGGCGGCCAATCTCCCAACCACAGTCAAGTTTCTCTACAGCTA gAATCGATGACGAGTAATCCTAACCTTCCGCAGTCTGACGCTAGCTCAAAAAACCTTTCGATGACTTAG
- the LOC102624144 gene encoding uncharacterized protein LOC102624144 isoform X2, translating to MRLAMRRSLFSLPLATATTTSTLPTSSSTRSAVVLRPFMATHRAFWNHQGIQLPPYPLIGSGLRFRKGRVTSAITISYPKVACDFFLFSGRTDCSKGALSIHSHLKPRSSFCYMPLDNGIRFSSLNCEPFSKRCFSQLSRGKIGIEKIGVSDARSGSGGGKSWFNKHRKRNNAVSARGKSNATSSSISASEDVNAVNSTSEQLVGDGVEGAKLGSSVSNTKQNSKPRARQQQQSRSKKKKEQLSATVASEQASVGKSCKSVSQAKSSKCKSEQCADLTSETSPGNTLEQPLASSALTKQQSKKNSGNCGRKKKSAKATKASLQRQTSEEMVIVPRGQNTQNPLYPPSGKSVVVVESVTKAKVIQGYLGDMYEVLPSYGHVRDLAARSGSVRPDDDFSMVWEVPSAAWTHLKSIKVALSGAENLILASDPDREGEAIAWHIVEMLQQQDALHENITVARVVFHEITEASIKVALQAAREIDANLVQAYLARRALDYLIGFNISPLLWRKLPGCQSAGRVQSAALSLICDREMEIDEFKPQEYWTVEAVLDKKESHSLDTFSFPAHLTHFQSKRLNQLSIGSHTEAKDIEQKINSANFQVIKNSKRSMVRKNPTPYITSTLQQDAANKLNFSATYTMKLAQKLYEGVQLPDGTAAGLITYMRTDGLHISDEAAKEIRSLIFERYGSHHAPEEGPRKYFKKVKNAQEAHEAIRPTDIRRLPAMLSGLLDEDCLKLYSLIWSRTMACQMQPATVGQIQVDIGNADESIVFRSSCSRVEFLGFQAAYKDVDAGAIRYKENEENDQHEAFAFLNSLKTGDPLYLGEVELKQHHTQPPARYSEGSLVKKLEELGIGRPSTYASTLKVLQDRNYVTVKSRILYPEFRGRMVSAFLAHYFSEVTDYSFTADMETELDNVSAGLTEWKGLLVDYWSRFSSYCTCAQSLHIHQVEKMLEKTFGDSLFASLPNKNRSCPVCGEGTLIFKVSRFGAGYFIGCNQHPRCNYIAKTLYGDDDEEDTLQRNTNVDEPKLIGHHPASKEKVLLKSGPYGFYVQLGEDRTGYLPKRASVSHIKDVDSITLEDALELLRYPVNLGNHPKDGQPIMLRLARAGFSVRHRRTIASVPKNMKPNDVTLEKALEFLSGKDVRRCGRPKGKPKREEALEAM from the exons ATGAGATTGGCGATGAGGAGGAGCTTATTTTCATTACCATTAGCGACTGCAACCACAACCTCAACTTTACCTACTTCAAGTTCAACTCGTTCAGCTGTGGTCCTCCGCCCTTTCATGGCCACC CACAGGGCATTTTGGAATCACCAGGGCATTCAACTACCACCGTATCCGCTGATTGGCTCTGGCCTCAGATTCAGAAAGGGCAGGGTTACTTCTGCTATCACAATTAGCTATCCAAAGGTTGCATgcgatttttttctttttagtggCCGTACTGATTGTTCGAAAGGTGCTCTTAGTATCCATTCCCACTTAAAACCTAGAAGTAGTTTCTGTTATATGCCTTTGGATAATGGTATCAGATTTAGTTCACTTAATTGCGAACCATTTTCTAAGAGGTGCTTTTCTCAACTATCAAGGggaaaaattggaattgagaaAATAGGTGTTAGTGATGCAAGAAGCGGCAGCGGCGGAGGCAAGAGCTGGTTCAATAAACATAGGAAGCGGAATAATGCAGTGTCTGCTCGAGGTAAGAGTAATGCTACTAGTAGCAGTATCTCAGCCTCTGAGGACGTTAATGCGGTGAATTCAACAAGTGAACAGCTGGTCGGAGATGGAGTGGAGGGAGCAAAACTGGGATCATCTGTTAGCAACACTAAACAAAACTCTAAACCTCGTGCGAGACAACAGCAGCAGTCAAGaagcaagaaaaagaaggaacaACTTTCTGCTACTGTTGCTTCAGAACAGGCTTCTGTGGGAAAAAGTTGTAAAAGTGTCTCTCAAGCTAAGAGTTCGAAGTGCAAAAGTGAGCAATGTGCAGACCTGACTTCAGAG ACTTCACCAGGGAACACACTTGAGCAACCGCTAGCTAGTTCTGCTTTGACAAAACAGCAGTCCAAGAAGAACAGTGGAAACTGTGGTAGAAAGAAGAAATCTGCAAAGGCAACTAAGGCATCCCTGCAGAGACAAACATCGGAAGAGATGGTTATAGTTCCTCGGGGACAAAATACACAGAATCCGCTATATCCTCCAAGTGGGAAATCTGTTGTGGTGGTCGAGTCAGTTACAAAGGCAAAGGTTATTCAGGGATACCTTGGTGATATGTATGAAGTCTTACCCAGCTATGGGCATGTGAGGGACTTGGCAGCAAGGTCCGGATCTGTGCGGCCGGATGATGATTTCAGTATGGTGTGGGAGGTTCCATCTGCTGCTTGGACACATCTTAAAAGCATCAAGGTTGCTCTGAGTGG AGCAGAAAATCTTATTCTTGCATCAGATCCTGATCGCGAAGGAGAGGCAATTGCGTGGCACATTGTTGAGATGTTGCAACAACAGGATGCTTTACATGAAAATATTACTGTAGCAAGGGTTGTTTTTCATGAAATAACTGAGGCTTCAATCAAAGTTGCTCTGCAAGCTGCAAGAGAAATTGATGCAAACTTGGTTCAAGCTTACCTTGCCCGAAGGGCTCTTGATTATTTGATTGGATTTAACATCTCACCATTATTATGGAGGAAATTGCCAGGTTGCCAGTCTGCTGGACGAGTCCAATCTGCCGCCCTGTCTCTTATATGTGACAGAGAGATGGAGATTGATGAATTCAAACCACAGGAGTATTGGACTGTTGAGGCTGTGTTGGACAAAAAAGAATCACATTCTTTGGATACCTTTTCTTTTCCAGCACACTTGAcccattttcaatccaaaagGTTAAATCAGCTCTCAATTGGTTCTCATACAGAGGCAAAGGATATTGaacagaaaattaattcaGCGAATTTTCAAGTGATCAAAAACTCTAAAAGAAGCATGGTACGGAAAAATCCCACACCGTATATAACATCAACCCTTCAGCAAGATGCTGCtaacaaattgaatttttcagCAACATACACTATGAAG CTTGCACAAAAACTTTATGAGGGGGTTCAGTTACCAGATGGGACGGCAGCAGGTCTGATAACATACATGAGAACAGATGGACTACAT ATCTCTGATGAGGCTGCTAAAGAAATACGCTCCTTGATATTTGAAAG GTATGGGTCACATCATGCCCCAGAGGAAGGTCCTCGCAAATATTTTAAGAAGGTGAAGAATGCTCAAGAGGCCCATGAAGCTATTAGACCCACTGATATTCGGAGGTTACCTG CAATGCTCTCTGGATTACTTGATGAAGATTGTTTGAAGTTATATTCACTTATTTGGTCCCGGACAATGGCATGTCAAATGCAACCCGCTACAGTTGGGCAG ATACAAGTGGACATTGGCAATGCTGATGAGTCCATTGTTTTCCGGTCTTCTTGCTCTAGAGTCGAGTTTCTTGGATTCCAAGCAGCTTACAAG GATGTTGATGCTGGAGCAATCAGATATAAGgagaatgaagaaaatgatcagCATGAAGCCTTTGCATTTCTCAATTCATTGAAG ACAGGGGATCCACTGTATCTTGGAGAAGTGGAACTTAAGCAGCATCATACCCAGCCTCCAGCACGCTATTCAGAGGGTTCATTG GTTAAAAAGCTCGAAGAACTTGGGATTGGTAGACCTTCAACTTATGCATCCACATTGAAAGTTTTACAG GACAGAAATTATGTAACAGTGAAAAGCCGCATATTGTATCCTGAATTTCGTGGCCGAATG GTGTCAGCATTTCTCGCTCACTATTTCTCAGAGGTGACAGACTACAGCTTTACCGCTGATATGGAGACTGAG CTTGATAATGTTTCTGCTGGCTTGACTGAATGGAAAGGCCTGCTTGTAGATTATTGGTCAAGATTCAGTTCATATTGTACCTGTGCTCAATCTCTCCATATACATCAG GTGGAGAAGATGTTGGAGAAAACATTTGGGGATTCCTTGTTTGCTTCTCTCCCCAATAAAAACAGGAGTTGTCCAGT CTGTGGGGAAGGCACTTTGATTTTCAAAGTAAGTAGGTTTGGTGCAGGCTATTTCATAGGATGCAATCAACATCCAAGATGCAA TTATATTGCTAAGACGTTATATGGTGacgatgatgaagaagatacTCTTCAAAGGAACACTAATGTGGACGAGCCAAAATTGATTGGTCATCATCCGGCttcaaaagaaaag GTTCTTCTTAAAAGTGGTCCTTATGGATTCTATGTACAGCTTGGTGAAGACAGGACAGGATATTTGCCTAAAAGGGCTTCTGTTTCCCAT ATTAAGGATGTGGACTCAATTACTCTCGAAGATGCTTTGGAGTTGCTGCGTTACCCTGTGAATCTG GGGAACCACCCAAAGGATGGTCAACCCATAATGTTAAGGCTTGCGAGGGCTGGATTTTCTGTTCGACATCGGCGCACTATTGCCTCTGTTCCCAag AACATGAAGCCGAATGACGTCACTCTTGAGAAGGCGTTGGAGTTTCTGTCGGGTAAAGATGTAAGACGGTGTGGCCGACCTAAGGGCAAACCAAAGCGTGAGGAAGCTTTGGAGGCCATGTAG
- the LOC107177642 gene encoding aspartate--tRNA ligase 2, cytoplasmic isoform X2, with protein sequence MDSLKNQEVLTRGHVQRTRPVGNKLAFVVVRGRGSIVQCLTTVEVQIKRLFCVSKIKKTPITIEDPFSSEVGIKKALKEGVRLSRVNQDT encoded by the exons ATGGATTCCTTGAAAAACCAGGAGGTGCTGACTCGAGGCCATGTTCAGAGAACTCGACCTGTGGGAAACAAGTTGGCATTCGTGGTGGTGAGAGGGAGAGGTTCAATTGTTCAATGCTTGACCACT GTAGAGGTTCAAATCAAAAGATTATTTTGTGTtagcaaaataaagaaaacgcCCATTACAATTGAAGATCCTTTTAGCAGTGAAGTTGGGATTAAGAAAGCTTTGAAG GAAGGAGTACGGCTATCTCGTGTTAATCAAGATACATAA
- the LOC102624144 gene encoding uncharacterized protein LOC102624144 isoform X1, with protein sequence MRLAMRRSLFSLPLATATTTSTLPTSSSTRSAVVLRPFMATHRAFWNHQGIQLPPYPLIGSGLRFRKGRVTSAITISYPKVACDFFLFSGRTDCSKGALSIHSHLKPRSSFCYMPLDNGIRFSSLNCEPFSKRCFSQLSRGKIGIEKIGVSDARSGSGGGKSWFNKHRKRNNAVSARGKSNATSSSISASEDVNAVNSTSEQLVGDGVEGAKLGSSVSNTKQNSKPRARQQQQSRSKKKKEQLSATVASEQASVGKSCKSVSQAKSSKCKSEQCADLTSEKTSPGNTLEQPLASSALTKQQSKKNSGNCGRKKKSAKATKASLQRQTSEEMVIVPRGQNTQNPLYPPSGKSVVVVESVTKAKVIQGYLGDMYEVLPSYGHVRDLAARSGSVRPDDDFSMVWEVPSAAWTHLKSIKVALSGAENLILASDPDREGEAIAWHIVEMLQQQDALHENITVARVVFHEITEASIKVALQAAREIDANLVQAYLARRALDYLIGFNISPLLWRKLPGCQSAGRVQSAALSLICDREMEIDEFKPQEYWTVEAVLDKKESHSLDTFSFPAHLTHFQSKRLNQLSIGSHTEAKDIEQKINSANFQVIKNSKRSMVRKNPTPYITSTLQQDAANKLNFSATYTMKLAQKLYEGVQLPDGTAAGLITYMRTDGLHISDEAAKEIRSLIFERYGSHHAPEEGPRKYFKKVKNAQEAHEAIRPTDIRRLPAMLSGLLDEDCLKLYSLIWSRTMACQMQPATVGQIQVDIGNADESIVFRSSCSRVEFLGFQAAYKDVDAGAIRYKENEENDQHEAFAFLNSLKTGDPLYLGEVELKQHHTQPPARYSEGSLVKKLEELGIGRPSTYASTLKVLQDRNYVTVKSRILYPEFRGRMVSAFLAHYFSEVTDYSFTADMETELDNVSAGLTEWKGLLVDYWSRFSSYCTCAQSLHIHQVEKMLEKTFGDSLFASLPNKNRSCPVCGEGTLIFKVSRFGAGYFIGCNQHPRCNYIAKTLYGDDDEEDTLQRNTNVDEPKLIGHHPASKEKVLLKSGPYGFYVQLGEDRTGYLPKRASVSHIKDVDSITLEDALELLRYPVNLGNHPKDGQPIMLRLARAGFSVRHRRTIASVPKNMKPNDVTLEKALEFLSGKDVRRCGRPKGKPKREEALEAM encoded by the exons ATGAGATTGGCGATGAGGAGGAGCTTATTTTCATTACCATTAGCGACTGCAACCACAACCTCAACTTTACCTACTTCAAGTTCAACTCGTTCAGCTGTGGTCCTCCGCCCTTTCATGGCCACC CACAGGGCATTTTGGAATCACCAGGGCATTCAACTACCACCGTATCCGCTGATTGGCTCTGGCCTCAGATTCAGAAAGGGCAGGGTTACTTCTGCTATCACAATTAGCTATCCAAAGGTTGCATgcgatttttttctttttagtggCCGTACTGATTGTTCGAAAGGTGCTCTTAGTATCCATTCCCACTTAAAACCTAGAAGTAGTTTCTGTTATATGCCTTTGGATAATGGTATCAGATTTAGTTCACTTAATTGCGAACCATTTTCTAAGAGGTGCTTTTCTCAACTATCAAGGggaaaaattggaattgagaaAATAGGTGTTAGTGATGCAAGAAGCGGCAGCGGCGGAGGCAAGAGCTGGTTCAATAAACATAGGAAGCGGAATAATGCAGTGTCTGCTCGAGGTAAGAGTAATGCTACTAGTAGCAGTATCTCAGCCTCTGAGGACGTTAATGCGGTGAATTCAACAAGTGAACAGCTGGTCGGAGATGGAGTGGAGGGAGCAAAACTGGGATCATCTGTTAGCAACACTAAACAAAACTCTAAACCTCGTGCGAGACAACAGCAGCAGTCAAGaagcaagaaaaagaaggaacaACTTTCTGCTACTGTTGCTTCAGAACAGGCTTCTGTGGGAAAAAGTTGTAAAAGTGTCTCTCAAGCTAAGAGTTCGAAGTGCAAAAGTGAGCAATGTGCAGACCTGACTTCAGAG AAGACTTCACCAGGGAACACACTTGAGCAACCGCTAGCTAGTTCTGCTTTGACAAAACAGCAGTCCAAGAAGAACAGTGGAAACTGTGGTAGAAAGAAGAAATCTGCAAAGGCAACTAAGGCATCCCTGCAGAGACAAACATCGGAAGAGATGGTTATAGTTCCTCGGGGACAAAATACACAGAATCCGCTATATCCTCCAAGTGGGAAATCTGTTGTGGTGGTCGAGTCAGTTACAAAGGCAAAGGTTATTCAGGGATACCTTGGTGATATGTATGAAGTCTTACCCAGCTATGGGCATGTGAGGGACTTGGCAGCAAGGTCCGGATCTGTGCGGCCGGATGATGATTTCAGTATGGTGTGGGAGGTTCCATCTGCTGCTTGGACACATCTTAAAAGCATCAAGGTTGCTCTGAGTGG AGCAGAAAATCTTATTCTTGCATCAGATCCTGATCGCGAAGGAGAGGCAATTGCGTGGCACATTGTTGAGATGTTGCAACAACAGGATGCTTTACATGAAAATATTACTGTAGCAAGGGTTGTTTTTCATGAAATAACTGAGGCTTCAATCAAAGTTGCTCTGCAAGCTGCAAGAGAAATTGATGCAAACTTGGTTCAAGCTTACCTTGCCCGAAGGGCTCTTGATTATTTGATTGGATTTAACATCTCACCATTATTATGGAGGAAATTGCCAGGTTGCCAGTCTGCTGGACGAGTCCAATCTGCCGCCCTGTCTCTTATATGTGACAGAGAGATGGAGATTGATGAATTCAAACCACAGGAGTATTGGACTGTTGAGGCTGTGTTGGACAAAAAAGAATCACATTCTTTGGATACCTTTTCTTTTCCAGCACACTTGAcccattttcaatccaaaagGTTAAATCAGCTCTCAATTGGTTCTCATACAGAGGCAAAGGATATTGaacagaaaattaattcaGCGAATTTTCAAGTGATCAAAAACTCTAAAAGAAGCATGGTACGGAAAAATCCCACACCGTATATAACATCAACCCTTCAGCAAGATGCTGCtaacaaattgaatttttcagCAACATACACTATGAAG CTTGCACAAAAACTTTATGAGGGGGTTCAGTTACCAGATGGGACGGCAGCAGGTCTGATAACATACATGAGAACAGATGGACTACAT ATCTCTGATGAGGCTGCTAAAGAAATACGCTCCTTGATATTTGAAAG GTATGGGTCACATCATGCCCCAGAGGAAGGTCCTCGCAAATATTTTAAGAAGGTGAAGAATGCTCAAGAGGCCCATGAAGCTATTAGACCCACTGATATTCGGAGGTTACCTG CAATGCTCTCTGGATTACTTGATGAAGATTGTTTGAAGTTATATTCACTTATTTGGTCCCGGACAATGGCATGTCAAATGCAACCCGCTACAGTTGGGCAG ATACAAGTGGACATTGGCAATGCTGATGAGTCCATTGTTTTCCGGTCTTCTTGCTCTAGAGTCGAGTTTCTTGGATTCCAAGCAGCTTACAAG GATGTTGATGCTGGAGCAATCAGATATAAGgagaatgaagaaaatgatcagCATGAAGCCTTTGCATTTCTCAATTCATTGAAG ACAGGGGATCCACTGTATCTTGGAGAAGTGGAACTTAAGCAGCATCATACCCAGCCTCCAGCACGCTATTCAGAGGGTTCATTG GTTAAAAAGCTCGAAGAACTTGGGATTGGTAGACCTTCAACTTATGCATCCACATTGAAAGTTTTACAG GACAGAAATTATGTAACAGTGAAAAGCCGCATATTGTATCCTGAATTTCGTGGCCGAATG GTGTCAGCATTTCTCGCTCACTATTTCTCAGAGGTGACAGACTACAGCTTTACCGCTGATATGGAGACTGAG CTTGATAATGTTTCTGCTGGCTTGACTGAATGGAAAGGCCTGCTTGTAGATTATTGGTCAAGATTCAGTTCATATTGTACCTGTGCTCAATCTCTCCATATACATCAG GTGGAGAAGATGTTGGAGAAAACATTTGGGGATTCCTTGTTTGCTTCTCTCCCCAATAAAAACAGGAGTTGTCCAGT CTGTGGGGAAGGCACTTTGATTTTCAAAGTAAGTAGGTTTGGTGCAGGCTATTTCATAGGATGCAATCAACATCCAAGATGCAA TTATATTGCTAAGACGTTATATGGTGacgatgatgaagaagatacTCTTCAAAGGAACACTAATGTGGACGAGCCAAAATTGATTGGTCATCATCCGGCttcaaaagaaaag GTTCTTCTTAAAAGTGGTCCTTATGGATTCTATGTACAGCTTGGTGAAGACAGGACAGGATATTTGCCTAAAAGGGCTTCTGTTTCCCAT ATTAAGGATGTGGACTCAATTACTCTCGAAGATGCTTTGGAGTTGCTGCGTTACCCTGTGAATCTG GGGAACCACCCAAAGGATGGTCAACCCATAATGTTAAGGCTTGCGAGGGCTGGATTTTCTGTTCGACATCGGCGCACTATTGCCTCTGTTCCCAag AACATGAAGCCGAATGACGTCACTCTTGAGAAGGCGTTGGAGTTTCTGTCGGGTAAAGATGTAAGACGGTGTGGCCGACCTAAGGGCAAACCAAAGCGTGAGGAAGCTTTGGAGGCCATGTAG
- the LOC107177642 gene encoding aspartate--tRNA ligase 2, cytoplasmic isoform X1, whose amino-acid sequence MDSLKNQEVLTRGHVQRTRPVGNKLAFVVVRGRGSIVQCLTTVEVQIKRLFCVSKIKKTPITIEDPFSSEVGIKKALKVQEGVRLSRVNQDT is encoded by the exons ATGGATTCCTTGAAAAACCAGGAGGTGCTGACTCGAGGCCATGTTCAGAGAACTCGACCTGTGGGAAACAAGTTGGCATTCGTGGTGGTGAGAGGGAGAGGTTCAATTGTTCAATGCTTGACCACT GTAGAGGTTCAAATCAAAAGATTATTTTGTGTtagcaaaataaagaaaacgcCCATTACAATTGAAGATCCTTTTAGCAGTGAAGTTGGGATTAAGAAAGCTTTGAAG GTACAGGAAGGAGTACGGCTATCTCGTGTTAATCAAGATACATAA